One segment of Desulfobaculum bizertense DSM 18034 DNA contains the following:
- a CDS encoding CreA family protein yields the protein MRKNICIFMVLVFLCFPAMSLAQETRTIGEVSTEWKFLGPNHKIKIFAFDDPDIPQITCYLSRAVKGGIKGALGVEEDKASSSITCVLTGQVNENELRKLKQGAEVFRQRASFLFKSVKVVRFIDFEKGVITYLTYSRKIISGSHKNSVAAVCYK from the coding sequence ATGCGCAAGAATATATGTATTTTTATGGTGCTGGTTTTTCTCTGCTTTCCTGCAATGAGTTTAGCTCAAGAAACCAGAACCATTGGGGAAGTCTCCACAGAATGGAAATTCCTTGGTCCAAATCATAAAATCAAAATATTTGCTTTTGATGATCCAGATATCCCACAAATTACATGCTATTTATCTCGTGCGGTAAAAGGAGGCATCAAGGGGGCTCTGGGTGTAGAAGAAGATAAAGCAAGTTCTTCAATTACCTGCGTACTTACAGGGCAGGTTAATGAAAACGAACTTCGGAAGCTCAAGCAGGGAGCCGAAGTCTTCCGCCAACGGGCATCCTTTCTGTTTAAAAGTGTAAAGGTTGTTCGTTTTATAGACTTTGAAAAAGGGGTCATCACCTACCTGACGTACAGCAGAAAAATTATAAGTGGTTCACACAAAAATTCTGTTGCAGCTGTCTGCTACAAATAA